The Thiorhodovibrio litoralis genome includes a window with the following:
- a CDS encoding class I SAM-dependent methyltransferase has product MNSAARPRLYLRKKPLEYYDGILIRADPGLHEQVAHVIRQRVPLGSRVVDMGAGQGALAARLHDLGYKVTAVDVNDGDCAQQARAIDYHRVDFNAETQWADFIDAHAGCFDAVCGIEVIEHVENPWAYVRGLVRLARPGGTVVVSTPNSASWLSRLLFLHKGQFWSFEEPNLAYGHINPIAPFELKLILSRSGLTDVELTPAGTLPLIYAPTFAMALRSLLALPLRPLQRGMIDGWCVVASGTRADACC; this is encoded by the coding sequence ATGAATAGTGCCGCCCGCCCCCGGCTGTATTTGCGCAAAAAGCCGCTGGAGTATTACGACGGGATATTGATCCGCGCAGACCCAGGGCTGCATGAGCAGGTCGCGCACGTCATCCGCCAACGGGTGCCGCTGGGCTCGCGCGTTGTCGATATGGGAGCCGGGCAGGGTGCGCTGGCGGCGCGCTTGCATGATCTCGGCTACAAGGTCACGGCCGTGGACGTGAACGATGGCGATTGTGCGCAGCAAGCACGCGCGATCGATTATCATCGGGTGGATTTCAATGCCGAGACGCAATGGGCGGACTTCATCGACGCGCATGCTGGCTGCTTCGATGCCGTGTGCGGCATCGAGGTCATCGAGCATGTCGAAAACCCTTGGGCCTATGTGCGCGGACTGGTGCGGCTGGCCCGGCCTGGCGGCACGGTGGTTGTTAGCACGCCCAACTCTGCCTCTTGGCTTTCCCGCCTGCTGTTTCTGCATAAGGGGCAATTCTGGAGCTTCGAAGAGCCGAATCTGGCCTATGGCCATATCAACCCCATTGCCCCTTTTGAGCTCAAGTTGATCCTCTCGCGCAGCGGACTGACTGATGTTGAGCTCACGCCAGCCGGCACCTTGCCGTTGATTTACGCACCCACCTTTGCGATGGCGCTGCGTTCGTTGCTGGCGCTGCCGTTGCGTCCGTTGCAACGAGGCATGATCGATGGCTGGTGCGTGGTCGCCAGCGGCACCCGAGCGGATGCCTGTTGCTGA
- a CDS encoding sensor histidine kinase: MNSDAGVDFSAVLAIGIHDMKNSLNRVLNAVDTLAESDRAKQPAEAEALAQLQYEARRMKDNLTKLLTIYRHDHGLYPQNFQQTNLYELLEDSWLNNKPLLDQRGLSCNIACDEELAWTLDAYLVGSLIENVLTNAVRYTTSTVRLSARRDGDWLVLAIDDDGPGYPESMLGRRTLHDSAAPDAKMGNTGLGLHFCALVAERHGAANGARGFIEVSNAGALGGGCFVLKLPVVANNYE; the protein is encoded by the coding sequence ATGAATAGCGATGCCGGAGTGGATTTCAGCGCCGTGCTGGCGATTGGCATCCATGACATGAAAAACTCCCTGAATCGGGTGCTTAACGCCGTGGACACGCTGGCTGAATCCGACCGCGCCAAGCAGCCGGCCGAGGCCGAAGCGCTCGCGCAACTGCAGTACGAAGCGCGGCGGATGAAAGATAATCTGACCAAGCTGCTGACCATCTATCGCCATGATCATGGCTTGTATCCGCAGAATTTTCAGCAAACCAACCTCTATGAGCTGCTTGAGGACAGCTGGCTGAACAACAAGCCGCTGCTCGACCAGCGCGGGCTGTCTTGCAACATCGCCTGCGATGAGGAACTGGCCTGGACGCTCGATGCCTACCTGGTGGGCTCGCTGATTGAGAACGTGCTGACAAACGCCGTGCGCTACACCACAAGTACCGTGCGCCTGAGTGCGCGACGCGACGGTGATTGGCTGGTGCTGGCGATTGACGACGACGGCCCGGGTTACCCGGAAAGCATGCTGGGCCGGCGCACGTTGCACGACAGCGCCGCACCGGATGCGAAGATGGGGAATACTGGCCTGGGCCTGCATTTCTGCGCTCTGGTGGCCGAGCGCCATGGCGCGGCCAACGGAGCGCGCGGCTTCATCGAAGTCAGCAATGCCGGTGCACTCGGCGGCGGCTGCTTTGTGCTCAAGCTGCCCGTGGTTGCCAACAACTATGAATAG
- a CDS encoding response regulator translates to MNLAKKTVLIVDDFQNMRSTLRQMLMSIGFDHITPVATGEDALAALRAKRFDIVVCDYNLGDGIDGQQLLDQARAEGLINLATVFVMVTAENSNEMVMGALEFTPDAYVSKPFTKDLLRARLGRALRRREPLGPVARALSTQGPRGALEVLDALLGENPPNRLELLNIRAELALSAGDLDGAEAACTQAMAERPLAWALTRRGQVMDARGDAAAAEALYRESIALTPHYMAAHDRLAALCEQQNRSSEALDILVAALERSPKSLRRQRALARLAMRLHRYELAEPAWRRAIQIAAQMGLPDPADYLALIKALAARGDMREAQRRLKSMSRNCADDPQLGYWELAGKMLCLAPSDGTGQNVLLGELDALLGKAPVPKRVGAALAEAVDAIGELGRYPALAAARTAETTYE, encoded by the coding sequence ATGAATCTGGCCAAGAAGACGGTGCTGATTGTTGATGACTTTCAGAACATGCGCAGCACGCTGCGCCAGATGCTGATGTCCATCGGCTTTGATCACATCACGCCGGTGGCAACGGGAGAAGATGCCCTGGCCGCGCTGCGCGCCAAGCGGTTTGACATCGTGGTGTGCGACTACAATCTCGGCGATGGCATCGACGGGCAGCAGCTGCTTGATCAGGCGCGCGCCGAAGGGCTGATCAATCTCGCGACCGTTTTTGTTATGGTCACGGCCGAGAACTCCAACGAGATGGTCATGGGGGCGCTTGAGTTCACGCCCGATGCCTATGTGTCCAAGCCCTTCACCAAGGATCTGTTGCGCGCGCGCCTCGGACGGGCACTGCGCCGTCGCGAGCCCCTCGGGCCGGTCGCGCGTGCGCTCAGCACGCAGGGGCCACGAGGCGCGTTGGAGGTGCTTGATGCGCTGCTGGGCGAGAATCCGCCCAATCGTCTGGAGCTGCTGAACATTCGCGCTGAGCTGGCACTGTCGGCGGGGGATCTCGACGGCGCCGAGGCCGCCTGCACCCAGGCGATGGCGGAAAGACCGCTGGCCTGGGCCTTGACCCGGCGCGGGCAGGTTATGGACGCGCGCGGAGATGCCGCGGCTGCCGAGGCGCTGTATCGCGAATCCATCGCGCTGACGCCGCACTACATGGCCGCGCATGATCGTCTCGCCGCCCTGTGCGAGCAACAAAACCGCTCCTCCGAAGCGCTGGACATTCTGGTGGCCGCGCTGGAGCGCTCGCCCAAATCCCTACGCCGCCAGCGCGCGCTGGCGCGCCTGGCGATGCGGCTGCACCGCTACGAGTTGGCCGAACCCGCCTGGCGCCGCGCGATTCAGATCGCGGCGCAGATGGGGCTGCCCGATCCGGCGGATTACCTGGCGCTGATCAAGGCACTGGCGGCGCGTGGCGACATGCGCGAGGCGCAGCGGCGCTTGAAGTCCATGAGCCGCAACTGCGCCGATGACCCGCAGCTCGGTTATTGGGAGCTGGCTGGCAAAATGCTGTGTCTGGCGCCGAGCGACGGCACCGGGCAGAACGTGCTGCTCGGCGAGCTAGACGCCCTGCTCGGCAAGGCCCCGGTGCCCAAACGCGTCGGCGCCGCCCTGGCCGAGGCGGTTGACGCAATCGGCGAGCTTGGGCGCTATCCGGCACTGGCCGCGGCGCGCACTGCGGAGACCACTTATGAATAG
- a CDS encoding retropepsin-like aspartic protease family protein, which produces MQEPLPSPDDMPSRFGRVMLFAAWIVGLALLGLFFHQYLEGEHNPNRNLEISASADGRAEVVLKRNRLGHYVAPGTINGMPVTFLVDTGASAVALPLDLARELGLPLRSGGRSKTANGIVNTWTTRIDRLAIGALHALNVHAVVMPNMPGHEVLLGMTFLRRVELFQHDGRLTLRAPN; this is translated from the coding sequence ATGCAAGAGCCGCTTCCCAGCCCGGATGACATGCCCTCCCGTTTTGGCCGCGTCATGTTGTTTGCCGCCTGGATCGTCGGCCTCGCGCTGCTCGGGCTGTTCTTTCACCAGTATCTTGAGGGCGAGCACAACCCCAACCGCAACCTGGAGATATCCGCGAGCGCCGACGGGCGTGCCGAGGTGGTGCTCAAGCGCAATCGCCTCGGGCACTATGTAGCGCCTGGCACCATCAACGGCATGCCCGTGACCTTTCTGGTTGATACTGGAGCCAGCGCCGTCGCCCTGCCATTGGACCTGGCGCGCGAGCTTGGGCTGCCATTGCGCTCAGGCGGGCGCAGCAAGACGGCCAACGGTATTGTCAACACATGGACGACCCGTATCGACAGGCTTGCCATCGGCGCCCTACACGCCCTCAATGTCCATGCGGTGGTCATGCCCAACATGCCTGGGCACGAGGTTCTGCTTGGCATGACCTTTCTGCGCCGGGTAGAGCTATTTCAACACGATGGACGTCTCACCCTTCGCGCGCCAAACTAA
- the gspM gene encoding type II secretion system protein GspM, with product MIAMRVPGARCLLAWGVPAGITLVVFASLIWPWWLQVQDLNSRIDRSREQITNYQRILATLPSLRAELEQVRNRDDTRAFYFDAETPALAGAQLQSQVQDIIRAAGADPISTQILPVDASERPQRIRVRIQFKGSTQAVLDVLYRIEAARPFLFVDQMSLRSSASNVPLRPQVQRRPGQVDPRERDELTLRLDIFGFSLGGSS from the coding sequence ATGATCGCGATGCGCGTCCCGGGCGCTCGTTGCCTGTTGGCTTGGGGGGTGCCTGCCGGGATTACATTGGTTGTTTTTGCATCGTTGATCTGGCCATGGTGGCTGCAGGTGCAGGACCTAAACAGTCGCATAGACCGATCACGCGAGCAGATTACAAACTACCAGCGCATACTGGCAACCCTCCCGAGCTTGCGAGCAGAGCTTGAACAGGTACGCAATCGCGATGATACCAGAGCGTTTTATTTTGATGCTGAAACGCCCGCACTGGCAGGTGCACAGCTCCAAAGCCAGGTGCAAGATATTATCCGCGCGGCCGGTGCTGACCCGATCAGCACGCAGATTCTGCCTGTTGATGCCAGTGAGCGGCCACAGCGGATTCGGGTGCGGATACAATTCAAAGGGAGCACGCAAGCCGTGCTGGATGTTCTGTACCGTATCGAAGCTGCTCGTCCATTTCTCTTTGTCGATCAGATGTCTTTGCGCAGTTCCGCGAGCAATGTACCCTTGCGGCCTCAGGTGCAGCGGCGTCCTGGTCAGGTTGATCCGCGCGAGCGCGATGAATTAACGCTACGCCTGGACATATTTGGCTTCTCCCTTGGAGGCAGTAGTTGA